The stretch of DNA CGAATCTTACTATGAACAGCGAATGCAACATCACCGTGATCCACGTTAGCGAATTGGAAAGCTGTAAAGCGAGCGAGAAATCGCACGCCGAGAACAAGGATAGTAAGGATGGCAGCGACAGCGGAGTCGAGGGCTGCGCCACAGAAACTCCGCGGGTGAATATAATCTTGATGAAatcttgttctttttttttcgaagacatgcaaaatatttataggaTTAACTAAAGAACTGAGTCATACGAAAAATTACGAAACTTGAAATTTACGTTCCGAATATTTCGGGccttttagatttttatcagTGGTAGAAAAATATGCTTTGTATACTAATGAAGACTGTTTAACTTTTAAGACATAAGAAATccagataaaattaaagtgaAGTAAAGTCCGCTTTAGATGATCTGTAATTCATGAAGGaagtttagataaaaatttatttatctatttatggatatatttataattgtgcgaaatatagaaaatattgaaagaaattagAAGAAGAATTGAGAGGGGAAGAtcaaattgtttaaatgttctctcaaaatgttttatgtggCACGTGAAACTCTATCTTGAATTCTGTAGCGAATTATAGATCATCGAAAGCGAGCTTGAGAACAGACGATCATAGGATGAATTTTCCTTGCAGGTGCGAAGGAACAGCGTCGATTGTGGGAGCAGTTGCGGCGGCCTGGACGAGGCCTCCTGCGATTCCAGTCTCGTCAGTTGCTGCTCGGTGTACGAGGATCCATGCGGATCGACGCTGCCGGACGATGTGCGGCTCGGCCCTACCGGCGGCGAGGGCACAAGCGAAGGCGGCAGCGAGAGCTCGTCCATCGCCGGTAGCGTGTCTGCGCGAACGAGTCGAGGGAATGTGAAGAGGACCGCAACCGCTTCGAGCGCGACGAAGAAGAAAACGTCGAGCGGCGCCGAGTCGCAGAAGAGCACTCGCGCGAAACCGACGAGCATGACCTCGAGCGTGTCCTCCAGCTTGGGCACGACGACACCGCGATCCAAATCGCGCACGGTGACTCCTAGAAATATATTGACCAAAGTACAAAGCGCGAGCCGGGAGAGAGAACGGGACAGGCCGCGATCGCGGGAGAAATCGGGCGCCCGAGATTCGGGTTCCTCGCTCGCCGCGGAGGTCACAAAAACGCATGTTGCTAGTCGTAGTGCGACGTACGGCTGTCGATCCGGCGGCAGCACCGCATCCAATCTGGCATCCATACCGACTTCGTCCTCCGCCGCGAAGGCGAGGACGAGAGTGCTGCCCGACTCGCTGCCATCCGCGCTGACTACGGAAATCAACAAGGATCTCGCGCAGCGTGGCGTGAGAACCGTCAAGGGTGACTCCTCGAGGGCCGCGTCCGGTACGCGAGGAGGGGCGTCGCGGACGCCGGCGTCCACGCCGTCCGAGGAAACGAGAGCGAGGATACCGTCCCTTTCGAATTCTCGCGTTCTCTGCGCAAAAACCGCTTTGCGCGCTGATAGTAAAGTCGTCGGCCAGGATAACAAAGCGCTGGACACGTATGCAACATTGCCGCGCAGgaacagaaataaattgatgaTTTCGAAGGCCGTGGAGAAGGACAAGACGACCAGAAGTAGATCCGGAAGTCGTGACGTTAGTCTCAGCAGAGCTCTCGAGAGGAAAACTATTGGCGGAAGAGACTCGTCTTCCGTTCACAAAAGCTTGCCGCCGTATCCGAGACAAAGAACTGTCGAGAGGACCCGCATATATCATGAAACCAGCGCGCAAACCGGCTTAACCGGGCAGGATATCGAGAACGTGATGTCCGGACAGCCGAGCGCCATCGCCGGGCCGGAAGTGATCGAGAGGCTACACCAGAGTTGCCAGACAGAGGACGCATGGAACGACGTGCAGACTCTGCAGGAAAACTTGAAACGCTTGAACGAGGAGAGCAGCAGTCGGCGAGAAGAAAACGAGAGACTGAAGCTCGAATTGGCCGAGGCGAATCGGCTCTTGGAAGAGGAACGAGCCGACCATGCGTTCGCGCGTCAAGAGCTCGACAGGAACGCGCAACGGGTATTGGCTATGTTGGGCACGCCGCAATCGGAGCATGCAGGTAATTCATCAGATAGCAGTAATGCAAACAAacgatacttttatttatagagTAAGATTACTtgcttatttatataacaacaaaatgtaatatattaattattaacattataaccAAATTTTCCTTCAGAGGGCAGCGACAGTTTTCTGGAACTCGAGAGTCACATACAGTCCTCGGGACAAGTCGTTGCTAATCAACAGGTCGAAATAGCTGATCTGCAATCACTTTGTCGTATGCTGAGCAGGGTAAGAACACTAAATTTAGCaattgcaaatgtaaaaatcacCGATATGGAAAATATTCCATAATGGATATTTTTGTCAAAGGATTTGGAGAAAAGTCTAGCCGCGCAAAAATCCTTGCTGCAGCAACAACAAGAATTAGAGGCTGAATCAGCCGAGATGCAAGACTTCCTGCAAGAAGAGAAGGCCACCTTGGCGGATGCGCTTAAGGACGCCGAACTAGAGGtacgatttcttttttaaatttgcttcTCGAAGAATCTATCTCATACTTATTTTTTGTAGctcaagaaaaaagaagaaattttactTCTGAAAGAGGCGGATTTGGCAAGACAAACGGAGGAGTGTCAGCATTTAGTGCGAATTAGCGAACAAAGAAGGTGCGCGTTTCATGGAaacttcttttaatatttaaactaaatatttGTAACTATATACAGTAATCTTTTGTTCATTTCTAGGCAGGAGAATTTATCGATGAGTATGAAATTGAATGCTGTTGAACGAAGAAGTAGAGAACTTTTACTCACTCAAGGCGCTGCCATGTCTGGAGCGGCTGTTGCTCTCTCTGGACTTAGCACCAGATTAGAAGGATTAGTAGATCAATTAATCGCTTCCTACAATATCTCGATAAAAGATCTTGAAGTAAGTatactgataaaattttgttttatctttcgacaataaatttaataattaagaaattactttttttgttattattggaggctttttaaatatactgaaatttttcttcgaaGGACGTCATATATCATAATGAAGCGTACAGCAGAAGTAACAGTAGCGTAGAGTCTAGTCCAGTTAGCTCTAAGCAGAGTTTGAAGGAGCGCACGCCGAGTCCAAAAAGCGGATCCTTCGTTTCCGCAGTGATCAGCGCGATTCGTAACGCCGCAACGCATCCTTTCGCAACGAGAAGCATCGATAAAAAGTCCAATCTAGATTCGTCCAAACAGATTTACAAAGGTAATGAAAtgcgttataaataaaatgcaactTAGGTGGTGAATAAACTATACACACGTGTGCACATGTATTGATTAAACATTCtgcatttctttcatttaGAATTAAGTATGGAATCATCGGATCTGCTCGATTTCGAGACCGAGCCGTGTCTAATGATGGAAAGCGTTCTAGAAGATGTTCCCTTGCCCGACACGTACTCGCATAATATGATATCGAGTAGCGATTCTCTCCGAAGAGCGTTCAGTTTCTCCGAAACGACGGACGACGTGAGAAAATCGAAGATCAGTGACGATTGTAGCAGTTTAACGAGCCTCACTCAGGCTATTTTGCATCGTCGTAAGgcaagtatttaattttaattcatgatGTTGGAAATACGATCTGTTAACTATCGTATTAATTCACAGGTGGAAGACGAAGGTGACGATGATTGCGATTCCGTGAGCGAATCTGACACCGGCACCAACGACGGTCCTCTGCCTTTAACTGACTATTGTCCGTCCATTGATCTTGTCGATCAAGTGATCGAGGTGGACAATCTTGTTACTAAACTGTTGAAAGTATTACGAATCATACAGCTCGATAATGATACGTGCATACAggaattaaaagaagaaaagtaagtttgaacattttaatattagaattgTCGCAAAAAGtgattaaatcttttttaatttttttgtcacaCTACGTGCaaagtgtaattaatttaaactttagATTCTTCaactatttcattttattttttattgagaaatatttgatttctaTACTTTTCTCAATGTTTTTAGTGtctaaataaatgttaatgaaTTATAGGAAAAATAGgctttacttatttaaaatatcgtttAAAGATCCAACTTTGAGATGAAATTGGAAGCCACTGTAACGGAATTGAACGAGCTTCGCAAGATTATCGATAATCTGCATCAATCGCCGGAGGAGGTCTTGAACAACGTGTCGGACCGGCGACGTAGCGTCGTGGAGAATTGTCGGATTCTGCTCAAAGAGGTAATAGCCGGCGATGTCGGTgattcatttttgtaattgtgcTTCCACGCTACTGCCATATcattaatatgaattattgaaaaaaaaagaaaaatgtcaaataaaataattcctcTGTAGGCGGGTAAGgaggaattaaaatttgacgAGGCCGTGCTTGCTATTAATAGCAGTCCCGGTGAAGTAGACTGTGAAGATCTCAATGCGAACGAGGCGACTTCCGTGTAATGTCTTAggaattttgtatattttctcAAGTTATTAATTAAGCAATTTCGATTTTTGAGAATGTCCATGTCAATTTTGATAATCTTGTATTAAGCATTGACGTATGATTTATTGTTAATCATAAAACTTCAGCTAAGGtttctaatttttgcaaataagtTGTCGAGCAAGTTTCGAGAGAGCACATTTgtattgtatacatttttccttttatcgTAATGGCATGtttttgtgtaataatattaattttgggtccagatatatgtacataatattgtaCGTCGAGATCAAAGAattgaatcaaatttaaatgattatGTCGTTGGATTTAAAGTGTTGTACGTCAAAATAATCGTttaggaataaaataattgtagtCAAAAAAACTACATTCAACTGTGCATAGCATTCAGAAAGATGTTTGGTGATTTTGCATCGTATATTCTCAGCAGTATTGGACAGAATATATTCGCGAATAATAATTACGTTGATACATTTCCTGGAAGATGTACGATAtgtaaatcataatttattatctgcgTGAATATATTTCTCCCAACACTGATTCCCATCGCATTCATcatggaattttatttcataaaaattaatagccatccaacgaataaaattaccggtcttatgaataaaacattGATGTTAAATACACTTTCCGTGTCGAGATATGAACAGGGTATCTTACATCTGCGATAATAAAAGCATTAGCATTTAatgaagaatataattaaggtGCAAGATACACTATCATCGAAAACAAAGCCGTGAAAGGGATTTTCGCGATTTTCGGCTGATTTGCGCGGTTGATGTTCACTGCTCCTTCCTTGTCAGCTAATAATGGAACCAGTGGGCGCCGAGCAGCGCCAAGTATGAGAATCGACCGAAAGTTTCGGACATCTTTCCCAGCTctgatgcaaataaaaaaaaattcaaatatcttCTATCGTGTCTTAGATTGTGCAACACTTACCATTATCGTAATCATTGTGTGCGAGAAgatagcaaaatattttgtgacaagatatagatataaaaatgcataagaAGCTTCTAGATAAAATCATCACaatgtttttgataaaaatgcttAAAGCTATCGCGCTCTTGAAAAGAAGctcacaatattattttataactttgatTTCACTCTGACCTAGcgaaaagttttcaaaatctatcgtaaacaaatattgtaaatgaatcttatataaattattctttctgtATATACagtcttaaataataaaggaaGAATTACACACGTGCCCGCGCAAGAATGatctaataatttctaaatttagaGAATATTCGAGCGATCATTCTTGCGCGTGCACGTGTGTAATTCTTCCTCTATTATTTAAGACTGTATATACaggaagaataattttatgtaggattcatttacaatatttgtttacGATAGATTTCGAAAACTTTTCGCTAGGTCACTCAAAATGAAACTAAcgttatgaaataatattgtgaGAGTCTTTTTCCTCGAAGCGAAGGATTTTCAAGAGCGCGATAGCTTTAagcatttttttcgaaaacagTGTGCTGATTTGATctatttagaaatttagagAATATTCGAGCGATCATTCTTGCGCGTGCACGTGTGTAATTTCTTCCTCTATTATTTAAGACTGTATATacagaaagaataatttatataggattcatttacaatatttgtttacGATAGATTTCGAAAACTTTTCGGTAGGTCACTCAGAGTGAAACCAaagttatgaaataatattgtgaGATTCTTTTTCCTCGAAGCGAAGGGTTTTCAAGAGCGCAATAGCTTTAAGCATTTTCATCAGAAACATTGTGATGATACAACCAAAAAGAAACACAcatgtattttaatgtttaatcaaataaattttcatatcaaGATACACGCGAATGCGCCACTGCGCTGTGTATACATAATTCTATACTTAATTAAAACAGTACTATCGCGTAAATACACAGTTTTACGATTAATGATCGCATCCATGAGTGAGATTGCAAGGCATTCATAGCTGACCGCCGCTAATATATTCGATTGGCTCGCAAGCGAATGAATAATAGTTGCATATATTGTGTGACACACACCTCTACCGCAACGCGATGAGAAAGTAACagttaaatattgcattttaagctaagcaacgtgaaaatatatatagagataCGGAGTTCAATCGTTTGTCAtgaataatatcaatgaaactgtgattgtgtattttaaaaactatctCAAGCTACGAGAAATGAGCTTGCTAAATAACTACTAATAGTAAGCAATCGGCGCGTCCCTTTATTGATTACTAAACACCATATAAATGCATGCGGTACGACATCAAGTCGGTCGGTCGTACACGTTATGTTATACGAGTACTCGTCCATCATCCCTGTAGATGCAGATAATCCTATCCCTGcaaagcataattttttaagatcttgtttccaacaattatattttgagaCAGCGAAATCTATGAGAAAGTACcggtttttaaatatatgctaTATGCGAAACACCACGCATATTGGAGTTGCGAGTATTACAGAGTTGCTTTAATGCACGCTCGTTTCCTGTTCATGGCGTAAGCGACGTATAAAGGGCGCGAAGAAATTCGCCAGTCGTAAAGCTGGTCTGAAATGAGAAGAACATCGATGAAAAAGaagttgtattattttttatgaacaaTTATATCAATCACAATAAACTACGATTAAATTCATATCTCaactgatattaataaaattaattgtaggACGACTATCAAGGAATCAAcgcgtgaaatatttttcttacttatTCATGCTGTATGTTTTCGAGATCGCCGGCTCAGTTTTATTGATGACGTCGATGCTAGGCTTGTCCAGATCGCCGAAAGACGGAATCGTGGATCCGCCGTCGGGTATCGATAAGTTGGAGCCGGCGAGGCCGGCCAGGAGCAGCGTTTCGACCGGTGCGAACACAAGCACCACACCGTCTACATGGATGCGCCAGTTTTCGCTGCCATTCTGCCGCTGATCGTAGTAATCTGTCGCAGGATCGAAATGCCCGGGTGTCGATTCGGCCGTGGTCGCGGCTATCTCTTGCGGTGTCACCGAGGTGACCTCGGTCGTGGACCCGAGCAGCTCGTCGGCGACGGGCAGACACCGCACGCTCGCACCGAAAGCTCCGATGAGCAACACGGTCTTGAATATACGCATGTTGATCGATAACATTGATCGGCTGATCGGTTGAGTTTTTCTCCACCCGGCTGGAAAAAACCTGTCAAGCTGTCCTGCACTCGGTGTCGATCATATACAATCGTCGTCTCCCGTTCAACTTGGACCGAATGCGCTGAGCAAAATATCTCTTTGTCCAAACTTCGATCGCGATTTTACTCGAATTTATCAAAGTTACTTCCCGCTTGAATTCGTAGGACCGATCGCTTCGGCGACTCTTGACGAACGTCGGAGAACGTTGCTGGACGTGTACGGACGACACGGTGGATGCCCGAGATGTGACGACCGGGCGATGTCTCGTACTAGCAGACGATTCCGATCCCCACCTGCAATCCGAACCCGAGTCTTCTTCCTTCGGTCGGTTCTGGAACCGCGGATCCCTGGAAAGGTTCAAGAACCTCGTGGCGGCCCACCGCTAACGGCACGCATTGCGCCGTATCGTCACGGCATTTTGATACGCCGTAAAATGCTTGTATAATTTATGCGAAGGCTGAGGAAGCTCGctcaaatttaattcaactttaattactttatttaaaattttattggcaTTTAAAAAGATACACAGATTTTTCCAGCGATGCAACTTAAATGAAAAGCCATATCTTTCAGAGAGAAATAACgagactttaaattaaatatctgtaTAAAGTTCACTCGGCGTCAGATAGACGATTAGATTAGACGAGCGCAACTCTTCATCTTCATCAACGACGTATGAATTGCGCGTTTTGAGCGTCTTCCGCGGAGGCAACCTGTATTACGCGAATAAGGAAAGAATAAGAAGGAAAACGCGATGACGCCAGGGAGGACCgggcataataattattccacgaCACAGTGCGCAGATACATAAACGCATTGTACAGGTGTATGTGAGCATCTACATAGTAGCCGATCTCCGCAAAGGGCAACGTCCTATCGTGGCCGTGAGTTCGTTTCCCCGTTCCGCGACCAGGCGCCTATTACCGTAACCTTGCCCttgctctctctttcgctcgcGCTCTTCCGCCTTCGCGCTGGGAAGGGAATCCGACGACACCTTCAGAAACGACCTTCGTTCCCGGCGATTTTCAGAGCACCTGAAATTCATTCTCATCCTCCGTGAGGATGCGAATTCATCCACTTTAAGAATTCTCTCGAGATAATAATCCGAACAAGCGGTATCTCACGGCAAATAGCTAGGAGGAAAGAACAAggcgaaaaaaaagtattgataATGTTTGTTCCGCGTGCTTCCGATTTGCAAAGTATTGTTGCTGCTCAATCGATTTTGGAgagaatgtaaaaattaaatttggatTATATATTACAGAATCAAACTAAAAGCAATAAATCTTATGTTTAAATATACGAACACATTGCTCTtgctgtttaaatattttattcgttaaaataaTCTGATAGATACATGCACAACCTCACATATACGTTTCATATAAAACGACAACCATCTCGCGTTCAGCGCGTTTCAAATATCAAAAGTgatcaaaaaattctttcgtTTTTTCTTACATGACTCTTGCGCTATCAAAAAAATGAACGAACTTTTCGatctacatatatttatataattatttatgttaaatataggagaaagcaaaatattgcaccaggaaaaataatggaaactAGCATATCTCAGATGTTTAAACAGGAGAGCCGGCGTACTCGCAGATAAAGGTCTCTCCGTTGCGGCGACTTCCTGGACCGCAGTTCTCGGCGCCGTGGCCCACCAGCCACAATTCCGGCTTCTCTTCAGAAAGCGAAGCCACGTCGTTCTTATCAGCATTCGACGAAGACGCGACGACGTCGTCTTCCTCCTCCCTTCGAAGCAGCTGTTTCTTTAGCGACGTTCCCGGCTTTGCCGCCTGGACGTCGGGACTCCACATGATCCCAAGCACGTTCCGCGCCCGAGCGCCGTTCTCCGTTTTGTAAGATCCGTGCGTTTTCTTCGGATCCAGGAGGTATCCCACGATAGTCGGCACTTCGCGGCTCTTGGGGAACTCGAAGCCCTTCACATCTTTCGCGGATCTCTTTTCGGCTGCCTTGTCGCCGATCGAAGCTTTCGCAGTGCTCTCCCCTTCCGCTTTTCGCGTCGAACTCGCCTCGTCCGAAGGATTCTCATCTATCCGTACAATTTCCACGGAATAAGGCTCCTCATTGTGAATTTCCTCATCGGTCTTGATCGATTCGTGATCCTTCGGCAGGTTCGACCTCTTCAGCTTGAGCTCGAGAGCCTGTAACGCCAGATCGGTTAAGAATTCATTGTTGCTCGGAACGGCTACGACGAAGAGGAAGTTCTCCAGCTTGGCGTTGAGGTTGAACTCGCCCTCCTGTCGCTGATCGTATTTCGCCGGCGCGGCGCCGATCCCGGCGAGTGTGACGAACGCCGTGCCGAGGAAGATTAGCATCGTCCCGATCGTCGTCATCTTCGTGATTATGTGCGTGTCACGTCGCCGCTAATGTAACGTGTGTGCGACCGACGCTCTTCGGCAACGCGAGCGAAACGAGCAAGGTTCTTCTCGCAACTGCGACGATCGCGCGAGCAACGGATTCACCGCGGCCGGTCGCGCCGAACCGGTACACGGTTATATCTATATGATAGGGGGATCCATCTCGCTCGGGTTATAGGGCATCGCATGTGGATTGGCGTGAGATTGTAATTGATT from Linepithema humile isolate Giens D197 chromosome 2, Lhum_UNIL_v1.0, whole genome shotgun sequence encodes:
- the LOC105678687 gene encoding uncharacterized protein; its protein translation is MTTIGTMLIFLGTAFVTLAGIGAAPAKYDQRQEGEFNLNAKLENFLFVVAVPSNNEFLTDLALQALELKLKRSNLPKDHESIKTDEEIHNEEPYSVEIVRIDENPSDEASSTRKAEGESTAKASIGDKAAEKRSAKDVKGFEFPKSREVPTIVGYLLDPKKTHGSYKTENGARARNVLGIMWSPDVQAAKPGTSLKKQLLRREEEDDVVASSSNADKNDVASLSEEKPELWLVGHGAENCGPGSRRNGETFICEYAGSPV
- the corn gene encoding uro-adherence factor A, with translation MSDSLNITAMEAQYLESENSLKVSSPNVARQDSGVPEDLASPINDETRPLSGEEDSNLTMNSECNITVIHVSELESCKASEKSHAENKDSKDGSDSGVEGCATETPRVRRNSVDCGSSCGGLDEASCDSSLVSCCSVYEDPCGSTLPDDVRLGPTGGEGTSEGGSESSSIAGSVSARTSRGNVKRTATASSATKKKTSSGAESQKSTRAKPTSMTSSVSSSLGTTTPRSKSRTVTPRNILTKVQSASRERERDRPRSREKSGARDSGSSLAAEVTKTHVASRSATYGCRSGGSTASNLASIPTSSSAAKARTRVLPDSLPSALTTEINKDLAQRGVRTVKGDSSRAASGTRGGASRTPASTPSEETRARIPSLSNSRVLCAKTALRADSKVVGQDNKALDTYATLPRRNRNKLMISKAVEKDKTTRSRSGSRDVSLSRALERKTIGGRDSSSVHKSLPPYPRQRTVERTRIYHETSAQTGLTGQDIENVMSGQPSAIAGPEVIERLHQSCQTEDAWNDVQTLQENLKRLNEESSSRREENERLKLELAEANRLLEEERADHAFARQELDRNAQRVLAMLGTPQSEHAEGSDSFLELESHIQSSGQVVANQQVEIADLQSLCRMLSRDLEKSLAAQKSLLQQQQELEAESAEMQDFLQEEKATLADALKDAELELKKKEEILLLKEADLARQTEECQHLVRISEQRRQENLSMSMKLNAVERRSRELLLTQGAAMSGAAVALSGLSTRLEGLVDQLIASYNISIKDLEDVIYHNEAYSRSNSSVESSPVSSKQSLKERTPSPKSGSFVSAVISAIRNAATHPFATRSIDKKSNLDSSKQIYKELSMESSDLLDFETEPCLMMESVLEDVPLPDTYSHNMISSSDSLRRAFSFSETTDDVRKSKISDDCSSLTSLTQAILHRRKVEDEGDDDCDSVSESDTGTNDGPLPLTDYCPSIDLVDQVIEVDNLVTKLLKVLRIIQLDNDTCIQELKEEKSNFEMKLEATVTELNELRKIIDNLHQSPEEVLNNVSDRRRSVVENCRILLKEAGKEELKFDEAVLAINSSPGEVDCEDLNANEATSV
- the LOC105678815 gene encoding uncharacterized protein — translated: MLSINMRIFKTVLLIGAFGASVRCLPVADELLGSTTEVTSVTPQEIAATTAESTPGHFDPATDYYDQRQNGSENWRIHVDGVVLVFAPVETLLLAGLAGSNLSIPDGGSTIPSFGDLDKPSIDVINKTEPAISKTYSMNKPALRLANFFAPFIRRLRHEQETSVH